GCCAGCTGTCGTGCCGCCGCATGTTTCAGTAAAAATGGTGCTGCTAAAGTTGTCAGTACGATAACAATGATCGTTGCCGAGTAATACTCAGGAACGATCAGTTTAGCCTGATAACCGATCTGTGCAATAATCAAGGCCATCTCGCCCCGTGATACCATCCCCGCACCAACCGTGTAACTGCTAGCAAGATCGAAGCCAGCGATCCGTGCACCTAGTCCACCACCAATTAATTTGGTCAGAATCGCCACAATTGTCAGTGCGACAATAAACCACAGCGCCGAGCTCATCCCTTTAAAGTCCATCTCTAAACCAATGCTAACAAAGAATACCGGAATAAAAACGGCATACCCTATCGGCTCAACGTTGTGATCAATCTCAGCTTTATAAGGTGTTTGTCCAACCGCAATACCAGCGAAAAACGAACCAACCACTGCTGATAAACCGATCAAATCCGCTAAATACGCCATACTTAAGCAAACGACTAGCGACATGATCGTTACTGCTGAGCCAAGTAAAAAGCGCTGCGACAGATGCATCAAAAATGGCGCGATCCATTTGACCACGAAATAAATACCAATAAAGTAAAGAATCTGTTCAGCGAAGCCCACTAATAAGCTAGGCGTATTGCTACCAGTGTTTTCACCGCTCAAGCTAACAAAAACACTTAAAATAACCACGCTTAAAACATCATCGACTACCGCTGCTGCTAAGATCGTAGTTCCTTCCTTACTGTCCAGCAATTTCAATTCACGCAGAACTTCCACCGAGATCGAAACCGAGGTTGCCGTGAAGATGACACCCATGAAAACTGCCAGCAATAACGAAAAATGGAACCAAAGACTGACTAAAGTCACTAGACTTAACGGAAATACAACACCAACTAGTGCAACCCAGATGCCCGGCCGTAAATACCGTCGTAACAAGCCGATGTCACTTTCCAAGCCAGCCATAAACATCAATAAGATCACACCGATTTCGGAAAAATCATGGATAAAACTGCTTGGCTGGATCCAGCCTAATATCGCCGGTCCTAAGACGATGCCAACTAATAATTGGCCAATCACCGCCGGTACGCCAATTTTGCGACTAAAATGTCCGGCTAATAAGGTAGTGACCAAGATCAAACATAAAATACCTAAAAATGCCATACTCGCTTCCTCCTCTAATAATCAACAAAAAAGCAGACGCCAAGCCAGCCCTCCTCACCCTAGAAGGGACCGTCTTGAAAGCATCTGCTCCAACCGTCTAAACTATTTAATTTTTACGCCGTTTACGGCCTAACAAACTGATCAATAAAGCGATAATTCCGAGTCCCATCAAGAT
This is a stretch of genomic DNA from Loigolactobacillus coryniformis subsp. coryniformis KCTC 3167 = DSM 20001. It encodes these proteins:
- a CDS encoding cation:proton antiporter; amino-acid sequence: MAFLGILCLILVTTLLAGHFSRKIGVPAVIGQLLVGIVLGPAILGWIQPSSFIHDFSEIGVILLMFMAGLESDIGLLRRYLRPGIWVALVGVVFPLSLVTLVSLWFHFSLLLAVFMGVIFTATSVSISVEVLRELKLLDSKEGTTILAAAVVDDVLSVVILSVFVSLSGENTGSNTPSLLVGFAEQILYFIGIYFVVKWIAPFLMHLSQRFLLGSAVTIMSLVVCLSMAYLADLIGLSAVVGSFFAGIAVGQTPYKAEIDHNVEPIGYAVFIPVFFVSIGLEMDFKGMSSALWFIVALTIVAILTKLIGGGLGARIAGFDLASSYTVGAGMVSRGEMALIIAQIGYQAKLIVPEYYSATIIVIVLTTLAAPFLLKHAAARQLAASK